TGGCAGCAGCAGCGACGTCGCACGCCGGGCGATGCCGTGGCCGCGGAAGCTGGGAAAGACGACGTAACCGATGTGGCCGACGTAGCGCTGCAGGTGCAGGCCGGCGGCGTCGCGGGTGTCGACGCGCAGCGAGATCCGTCCGGCAAAGTCGGTCTGATCGCCGTCGTCGAATCGGATCCAGAAGCGGTAGGCGACGTCGCAGCCCGATTCCGGATTGGGACGCTCTCGGCCGCGCGGTTGCTGGCGGAGCGTGGCGAGGAGTCGCGTCGGATCGACCCGGCAGTCGGGCTCCGTCCGGCAACCCGGGCCGTTGCTGGCAGCGAGGAACGCGTCGGCCTCGGCGAGACTGGGCTCGACGAGCGACACGCGATCCGACTGGCCCGCCGGTTCTGACGTCGCTGCGATGTCCGCCAGATCGACAAAGGCCGTCGGCGTCTGTCGGCGCCGCAACAGTCGGTCGAGCAGCACGGGCCGATGGTACGAAAACAAACGCCCCGCAGCGATGGCTGCGGGGCGTCCGGGTGGGTCGTTGCGGGCGACTTAGAAGAAGATGAACAGCGGCACGTCGTCGGTGATATTGGGCCACATGAAGCCGTAGAGCAGCACGATGACGATCACGCACACCAGCGCCGCCACGCCCGTCAGGACGGTGTAGATGTTGTTCGTCGGCTTGACGTTGATCGTCTCGGTGCGGAGTCGGCTCATCGGAACAGGGCTGAAAGCAGGCGGCGGGCGGGAAAAGCGAGGCGAGTCGAATCAGCGGAGCGAGGCCGGGCGAACCAGGTCGTTCTCGTTGATGCGGGTCAGGCCATCGCCGCGGAGTCGGCCGAAGGCTTGCTGGTCGTCGACGTCGGTGACAGTGAGCAGGCCGAGGAAGTCGCCGTTGGCGGCTTCATAGATGGCGAACTCCATGCCGGTGCGGACGTCGTCCTGGGTGCCGACGCTGATGGTTGCGTGCGGGCCGCTGGGCAGTGTGACGCGGCTGGTGATGACGCCGTTGACCGTCGCGGCGGCGGTGGCGATGCCGCTCTCGTCCAGGCCGAGCCCCGCAAGCGCCTGACGCATCTGATCGTTCCGCACGGACAACTCGGCGTTCTTCTCCTGCTCGTTGCGAAGGGACCGCACGGCGAAGCGAAGCTCGTTCTGAGTCTGGCTCAGAGCCGTCTGCGTGTCTGCGAATCGGACGGTGACCTGCTGGTTCTGCTCGCGAAGGTCGGCGACGCGCTGCTGAAGCCCCTCGACGTTCTGCGTGACCAGCTGCAATGCCTGGCCGGTGCTGGCGACGGTGGCTTGCTCCAGAGCGAGCTGCCCG
This window of the Planctomycetota bacterium genome carries:
- a CDS encoding GNAT family N-acetyltransferase, encoding MLLDRLLRRRQTPTAFVDLADIAATSEPAGQSDRVSLVEPSLAEADAFLAASNGPGCRTEPDCRVDPTRLLATLRQQPRGRERPNPESGCDVAYRFWIRFDDGDQTDFAGRISLRVDTRDAAGLHLQRYVGHIGYVVFPSFRGHGIARRATSLLLPLAKAHGLDPVWLTCNPDNVASRRTIEHLGGRLVETVDVPRNHPLYAVGDRQKCRYALDP